The Immundisolibacter cernigliae genome has a window encoding:
- a CDS encoding OsmC family protein: MSDFNVEIAWQRAPRAGHPDDYSRAHQWRLAGEQTLRASSAPDYAGDAGHTNPEEALVAAVSSCHMLTFLAVADKRGFKVGSYRDQASGTLGKNAQGRMAVTEVVLRPVIVFDGAEPNAEELDKLHESAHRNCFIGNSITAQVRIATD, translated from the coding sequence ATGTCTGACTTCAACGTGGAAATCGCCTGGCAGCGCGCACCGCGCGCCGGCCACCCGGACGACTACAGCCGCGCTCATCAGTGGCGCCTGGCCGGCGAGCAGACGCTGCGCGCCTCGTCCGCTCCGGACTATGCCGGCGATGCCGGCCACACCAATCCGGAGGAGGCCCTGGTCGCCGCCGTGTCCAGCTGCCACATGCTGACCTTCCTGGCGGTGGCCGACAAGCGCGGCTTCAAGGTCGGCAGTTACCGCGACCAGGCCAGCGGCACGCTGGGCAAGAACGCGCAGGGCCGCATGGCCGTGACCGAAGTAGTGCTGCGCCCGGTAATCGTGTTCGATGGCGCGGAACCCAACGCCGAGGAACTGGACAAACTGCACGAATCGGCACACCGCAACTGCTTCATCGGCAACTCGATCACGGCCCAGGTGCGCATCGCGACCGACTGA
- the pgm gene encoding phosphoglucomutase (alpha-D-glucose-1,6-bisphosphate-dependent) — MTTSPLAGQPAPPDLLVNVPRLVTAYYSDTPDPAQAAQRVAFGTSGHRGCAFDGSFNEWHVLAISQAICDYRTQQGIDGPLFLGIDTHALSEPARVSALEVLAANGVEVMLDARDDYTPTPVISHAILCYNRARASGLADGIVITPSHNPPDSGGYKYNPPSGGPAGNDVTGRIEAMANAYLKDRLRNVKRMPLQQALRAATTHRHDFVTAYVADLGSVLDMDAIRGAGVRMGVDPLGGAGVHYWGAIAERHGLDLTVVNAVVDPTFRFMTVDWDGRIRMDPSSPWAMQGLIGLKDRFDIAFACDTDHDRHGIVTQGAGLLPPNHYLSVAIFYLFQHRPQWSPAAAIGKTLVSSRMIDRVAAKLGRRLYEVPVGFKWFVDGLMDGSLGFVGEESAGATFVRRDGSVWTTDKDGIVPALLAAEITARLGRDPGEIYRQLTGEFGAPAYDRIEAPATPAQKKMLAQLSPRQVHSTQLAGENILATLTRAPGNDAPIGGLKVVAENGWFAARPSGTEDIYKIYAESFLGEAHLRRIQSEAQTIVGAALASAG; from the coding sequence ATGACGACAAGTCCATTGGCGGGCCAGCCCGCCCCGCCGGACCTGCTGGTGAACGTGCCGCGCCTGGTCACGGCCTATTACAGCGACACGCCCGATCCGGCGCAGGCGGCGCAACGGGTCGCGTTTGGCACCTCCGGGCATCGCGGTTGCGCGTTCGATGGCAGTTTCAACGAATGGCACGTACTCGCCATCAGCCAGGCGATCTGTGATTACCGCACGCAGCAGGGCATCGATGGCCCGCTGTTTCTGGGCATCGACACCCATGCGCTGTCGGAGCCGGCCCGCGTCAGCGCGCTCGAAGTGCTGGCCGCCAACGGCGTGGAAGTCATGCTCGACGCGCGCGATGACTACACGCCCACGCCGGTGATCTCCCACGCCATCCTCTGCTACAACCGGGCGCGGGCTTCAGGGCTGGCCGATGGCATCGTCATCACGCCGTCGCACAATCCGCCCGACAGTGGCGGCTACAAGTACAACCCGCCCAGCGGTGGACCGGCGGGCAACGACGTGACAGGCCGGATCGAAGCCATGGCCAACGCCTATCTGAAAGACCGCCTGCGGAACGTCAAGAGAATGCCCTTGCAGCAGGCACTGCGCGCCGCCACCACGCATCGGCACGATTTCGTGACCGCCTACGTGGCCGATCTGGGCAGCGTGCTCGATATGGACGCGATCCGCGGCGCCGGGGTCCGCATGGGCGTGGATCCGCTCGGCGGCGCGGGCGTCCATTACTGGGGCGCGATTGCCGAGCGCCATGGCCTGGATCTGACGGTGGTGAACGCTGTCGTCGATCCGACCTTTCGTTTCATGACGGTTGATTGGGACGGCCGGATTCGCATGGACCCGTCCTCGCCCTGGGCCATGCAGGGCCTGATTGGTCTGAAGGACCGCTTCGACATCGCCTTTGCCTGCGATACCGATCACGACCGGCACGGGATCGTCACCCAAGGCGCCGGACTGCTGCCACCCAATCACTATCTTTCGGTCGCCATTTTTTATCTGTTCCAGCATCGCCCGCAGTGGAGCCCGGCGGCGGCGATCGGCAAGACGCTGGTCAGCAGCCGGATGATCGACCGCGTGGCGGCCAAGCTCGGCCGGCGGCTGTACGAGGTGCCGGTCGGCTTCAAGTGGTTCGTCGATGGCCTGATGGACGGGTCGCTGGGTTTCGTCGGGGAAGAGAGCGCCGGGGCCACTTTCGTGCGCCGGGACGGCAGCGTGTGGACCACGGACAAGGACGGCATCGTGCCGGCCCTGCTGGCGGCCGAGATCACCGCCCGCCTGGGTCGCGACCCGGGCGAGATCTACCGCCAGCTCACCGGCGAGTTCGGCGCGCCGGCCTATGACCGCATCGAGGCGCCGGCGACGCCGGCGCAAAAGAAAATGCTGGCGCAGCTGTCGCCACGGCAGGTGCACTCCACGCAGCTGGCGGGCGAAAACATCCTGGCGACGCTGACCCGCGCGCCCGGCAACGATGCGCCGATCGGCGGCCTGAAGGTCGTGGCCGAAAACGGCTGGTTTGCAGCCCGGCCGTCCGGCACCGAGGACATCTACAAGATCTACGCTGAGAGTTTTCTGGGAGAAGCCCACCTGCGCCGCATCCAGTCCGAGGCGCAGACCATCGTCGGCGCCGCGCTGGCGAGTGCCGGATGA
- a CDS encoding acyloxyacyl hydrolase, whose product MPRHGYRLLAGLVLAANLATPVAAENRAELSTGWGDDDTQLYRLGVARDWNRAWHTDGDWQLTGYWLAEIGYWNSDKDNRQNDNLWEVGLTPVLRLAPKASGGMRPYLEAGIGGHVLSDTRIGERELSTAWQFGSHLGAGLDCGRFQLGYRFQHLSNASIKEPNDGINFHILTADMRF is encoded by the coding sequence ATGCCCCGTCACGGATACCGCCTGCTGGCCGGCCTGGTCCTGGCAGCGAATCTCGCGACCCCCGTCGCCGCCGAGAACCGCGCCGAACTGTCCACCGGCTGGGGCGATGACGACACGCAGTTGTACCGCCTCGGCGTCGCCCGCGACTGGAACCGGGCCTGGCACACGGATGGGGACTGGCAGCTGACCGGCTACTGGCTGGCCGAAATCGGCTACTGGAACAGCGACAAAGATAACCGCCAAAACGACAACCTGTGGGAAGTCGGCCTGACGCCGGTGCTGCGCCTGGCACCCAAGGCCAGCGGCGGCATGCGCCCGTACCTGGAAGCCGGCATCGGCGGCCACGTGCTGTCCGACACCCGCATCGGTGAGCGCGAGTTGTCGACCGCCTGGCAGTTCGGCAGTCATCTTGGCGCCGGCCTGGACTGCGGCCGGTTCCAGCTCGGCTATCGCTTCCAGCACCTGTCAAACGCCAGTATCAAGGAGCCCAACGACGGCATCAATTTTCACATTCTGACCGCCGACATGCGGTTCTGA
- a CDS encoding DUF1840 domain-containing protein, protein MLVTFTTDDYGDVIMFGEVALSMLDMMGHSPTVPGAILAADVPAALARLTTAIAATKDTPSLVDEDEEAAGAPVVSLANRALPLISLLAAAVKSNSRVMWK, encoded by the coding sequence ATGCTGGTCACGTTCACGACCGACGACTACGGCGACGTCATCATGTTCGGTGAGGTGGCGCTGTCCATGCTGGACATGATGGGACACAGCCCGACCGTGCCGGGGGCGATTCTGGCGGCCGATGTGCCGGCCGCACTGGCTCGGCTGACCACTGCCATCGCAGCGACAAAGGACACTCCGTCTCTCGTGGACGAGGACGAGGAGGCGGCGGGCGCGCCTGTCGTCAGTCTCGCGAATCGGGCGCTGCCCCTGATCAGTCTGCTGGCGGCCGCAGTCAAGTCGAACTCACGGGTGATGTGGAAATGA
- a CDS encoding c-type cytochrome, whose translation MRKALKVSVGILGTVGVLAALALGYLSTQVTVRGPVLHAIAGIGGAQPTSAQLAGLRLAPGFTASLYAEGLGPARVLRFTDTGDLLVSITRAGSILLVERDADGDGRADGVRTLLQGLDRPHGIDVAEGWLYFAETGAVRRVRFDAATRAVSGAPQTVATLAGGGMHFTRTLRVGPDRMLYVSNGSSCNVCVEITPRAAMLRVDPQGGAVTPFAEGLRNTVGFDWQPGSGALFGVDNGRDLLGDDFPPDELNRIVAGGFYGWPFWHGDNVPDPEYGSHPAAAGRAPIAPAHAFGAHVAALSFNFFDPDRAPPGFERAALVGQHGSWNRSVLSGYRVSSLHWAADGRITERDFAVGFVQGGKVTGRPVDALPGPDRAVYVSDDYAGAIYRIAWDPATAGPGPVFVPPLAAGPHQAGSPSSPAASALSRLDPAQQADATLARGAALFDRHACASCHRGGAPGMRLTALGSRYSQAALGALLANPPASMPAPALDDADRRALAAYLRAAYP comes from the coding sequence ATGCGCAAGGCACTGAAGGTTTCGGTCGGGATTCTGGGGACGGTCGGCGTGCTGGCGGCGCTGGCGCTGGGCTACCTGAGCACGCAGGTGACGGTTCGTGGCCCGGTGCTGCACGCCATTGCCGGCATCGGCGGCGCGCAGCCCACATCGGCCCAGCTCGCCGGCCTGCGCCTGGCGCCCGGCTTCACGGCCAGCCTGTACGCCGAGGGTCTGGGGCCGGCGCGGGTGCTGCGCTTCACGGACACCGGCGATCTGCTGGTCAGCATCACGCGGGCGGGCAGCATCCTGCTGGTCGAGCGGGACGCGGATGGCGACGGCCGCGCCGATGGTGTGCGCACGCTGCTGCAGGGACTGGACCGCCCGCACGGCATCGATGTTGCCGAGGGTTGGCTCTACTTCGCCGAGACCGGCGCCGTGCGCCGGGTGCGCTTCGATGCCGCCACGCGCGCGGTGTCCGGCGCGCCGCAGACGGTGGCGACACTGGCCGGCGGCGGCATGCATTTCACGCGCACGCTGCGCGTGGGTCCGGACCGGATGCTGTACGTCAGCAACGGTTCGTCCTGCAACGTGTGCGTCGAGATCACCCCGCGCGCCGCCATGCTGCGCGTGGACCCGCAAGGCGGCGCCGTGACGCCCTTCGCCGAGGGCCTGCGCAATACCGTCGGCTTCGACTGGCAGCCGGGCAGCGGGGCTCTGTTCGGTGTCGACAACGGACGCGATCTGCTCGGCGACGATTTTCCACCGGACGAGCTGAACCGCATCGTTGCCGGCGGCTTCTACGGCTGGCCGTTCTGGCACGGCGACAACGTGCCCGATCCTGAATACGGAAGCCATCCGGCTGCCGCCGGGCGCGCCCCGATCGCGCCGGCTCATGCCTTCGGCGCGCATGTCGCGGCGCTGTCGTTCAATTTTTTCGACCCCGACCGCGCGCCGCCCGGTTTCGAGCGCGCCGCCCTGGTCGGCCAGCACGGCTCGTGGAACCGCAGCGTGCTGTCGGGCTATCGGGTCTCGTCCCTGCACTGGGCCGCCGACGGGCGCATCACGGAGCGCGATTTCGCGGTCGGTTTCGTGCAGGGGGGCAAGGTCACTGGCCGGCCGGTGGACGCACTGCCGGGTCCGGACCGGGCGGTGTACGTGTCGGACGATTACGCCGGTGCGATCTACCGGATTGCGTGGGACCCGGCGACCGCCGGGCCGGGGCCGGTGTTTGTGCCGCCGCTCGCGGCCGGGCCGCATCAGGCCGGTAGCCCGTCGTCGCCGGCCGCGTCAGCCCTGAGCCGGCTTGACCCGGCGCAGCAGGCGGATGCCACGCTCGCGCGGGGCGCGGCGCTGTTCGACCGGCACGCCTGCGCCAGCTGCCACCGCGGTGGCGCGCCCGGCATGCGACTGACCGCGCTTGGCAGCCGTTACTCGCAGGCGGCGCTGGGCGCCCTGCTGGCAAACCCGCCGGCCTCGATGCCGGCGCCGGCGCTGGATGATGCGGATCGGCGCGCCCTGGCGGCGTATCTGCGCGCGGCCTATCCCTGA
- a CDS encoding acyl-CoA thioesterase: MSGGGLGLPLRFHFRTDLTVQARDINYGNHLGHDAAVSLLHEARRRWLAAAGYDEAGGGGAGLIMLELEVRYAAQAFWADRLCVDMAVAGLGAARCEFRYRIGRAGQEVLRARTLMGFFDYAARRPVRRPADFLTRLTALNEDTDDV; encoded by the coding sequence ATGAGCGGGGGCGGCCTGGGTCTGCCGTTGCGGTTTCATTTCCGCACCGATCTGACGGTTCAGGCGCGCGACATCAATTACGGCAATCACCTGGGTCACGACGCCGCGGTGAGCCTGCTGCACGAGGCGCGGCGCCGCTGGCTGGCCGCGGCCGGTTACGATGAGGCAGGCGGCGGCGGGGCCGGCCTGATCATGCTGGAGCTCGAAGTCCGCTACGCCGCGCAGGCGTTCTGGGCCGACCGGCTGTGCGTGGACATGGCCGTTGCCGGTCTTGGCGCCGCCCGCTGCGAGTTCCGCTACCGGATCGGCCGCGCGGGCCAGGAAGTGCTGCGGGCGCGCACGCTGATGGGCTTTTTCGATTACGCGGCGCGGCGCCCGGTGCGCCGGCCGGCGGATTTTCTGACACGCCTGACGGCTCTGAACGAGGATACCGACGATGTCTGA